The following proteins are co-located in the Candidatus Thermoplasmatota archaeon genome:
- a CDS encoding CBS domain-containing protein yields the protein MKKRDVLVKEAMKTNPITVKPEISVKEAAKIMKNKKIGNCIVADKKPIGIVTESDIIKKVVAEGLDPGKVLVKDIMTTPIIVIDPYVDIEEAMKTMSKCNIRRLPVVEKGKLVGIITQKDVIRLSPMLLELSREWSSIVGGDDVYRKKQVFSGKCEDCGMLSTHLKIFDGRSLCEDCADGLKYE from the coding sequence ATGAAAAAAAGAGACGTCCTAGTTAAAGAAGCGATGAAAACAAACCCGATAACAGTAAAACCAGAGATATCTGTAAAAGAGGCTGCAAAAATAATGAAAAACAAAAAGATAGGAAACTGTATAGTTGCAGACAAAAAACCTATAGGTATTGTTACTGAGAGCGACATAATAAAAAAGGTTGTAGCAGAAGGCCTGGACCCAGGTAAAGTTCTTGTTAAAGACATAATGACAACCCCTATAATAGTCATCGACCCCTACGTTGACATAGAAGAAGCTATGAAGACGATGAGCAAATGCAACATACGCAGACTACCTGTTGTAGAAAAAGGTAAACTAGTTGGCATAATAACACAAAAAGACGTAATACGTTTGTCACCCATGCTTTTAGAGCTTTCACGTGAATGGAGTAGCATAGTAGGCGGAGACGATGTTTACCGCAAAAAACAGGTTTTTTCAGGTAAATGCGAGGACTGCGGTATGCTATCAACCCATCTTAAAATATTTGATGGCCGGTCTCTGTGTGAGGATTGCGCAGATGGTTTAAAATACGAATAA